The DNA segment CATTCTCCCACCCTCACTAGCAATATGAAAGattggagaggagaggggagcacCTGATAAGACCTTGTATGAGGAGGCATCTCTGAAAGCCTTGGGTTGCTTTGCTGTCTTCCCTGAGCTGGGGTAGAGTAGAAAGAATTAGAGGATGGGGAAATTCACTGCAGTATAAAAGCATAAACCTTTGGCCAACATGAAGATTTTCTTAATCTGATTAGGTGCTTGGCATTCAGAATCATTTAATGCCTATtgtacaaaatgaataaaaatgtgctGAACTTCAGCTGCTTAAtggaacaaataaaattataatttactaGGCTAATACATCACAAGGAATGGGGTTCTTTCTCTTTGGGGAATCTAGAGACCTGTGATTCAGAGTTCTGAGTCGAAAGACTGATTTGAACACTGAAGAATCCATAACAACAGATAACAAACAGGTCAAAATCCAGCAAAGGGCGCGCTCACCCTTCCCCAAATTCCTCCTCTGTTCTGGTATTTACCATATCTGGAACAACATCAGAACCCTAGTTCTGATGATGTTTTTATAGGATTGACTGGAATGGCAATTACCCTAGaacatttaacttttattatCCAAGCAATtccatctagaatatataaaaaggcAGGAGAAACTGCACTCAACTCCACCTTCCCACTgctaatttccttcctttctactcagTTAATAGGTCTCAAGAGGCTGTGTTAAGACAGTATGTTCAGaagctttcaattttttaaattccgTTTGAACATTTTCTACCCAATCTATAATATCACTTCTCCAATAGAAAAGCAACAATTATAATATGGCTATGGCTtttctttgaaaaggaaaaagaatggggTGGGAGCAAGGGTGGGGCAGAGAGGGGCACGTGGGCTTGAAACTAAGTGAGTACATGTGTGGCCAATACGGACTCACAGAGAGGCAGCCAGGAGTATGCTAATATCCCATCTCTCCTGTTCAGTGCCATCTAGCTCCTAGTGATGGGGAAGAGGCAGGAATGCCTGTCATTAACCTGCTGAAAACTACACCTCAAAGATCATCTTGAACTTGATGTTGATTGAGTattgatattaattttcccaactTATCTTTTGGAGAAGGAGCGTAGACAAATGAACCTgaggttaacttttttttttgagacagaatcttgctctgtcacccaggctggagtgcaatggcatgatctctgttcactgccacctccgcctcccaggttcaagcaactctcctgcctcagccttctgagtagctgggactacaggcgcccaccaccatgcccagctaatttttgtatttttagtagagacagggtatcacaatgttggccaggctggtctcgaacccctgacctcaggtgatccacctgcctcagcctcccaaggtgctgggattacaggcctgagccactgcacccagctgaaccCAAGGATATCAATGGGTTTGAGCTATAGGCACCTGATTCCTGAGCACTGCACAAGGACACTGTCACAAAGACACTTAGGCAAAGACAGGTACTACTTCGACACTATGGATTTCACAACCATGGACAGCCACAGAAACCTGTTGTTTGAATGTTCATTGACTAAATATGTGTTAAGAATCCCCTAGCTGGTCAAACCTATTTGGGCTTTTTCTGCCTTGTTTGGTAAATTCAATATCCAAGGACATTTCCTACCACTACCCCCCTTGTGTGCTCCAGCCGTAGTAGCATCCTCGCTGTTTCTTGAACATAACCAGGGTGGCTCCCACCCGGGGCTTCTATACTTGACATTCACGCCACAGTTTCCCGGAGGGGCCATCCACAGTCTTCTGAGTGGCCGTGATGGCATGGACTGTGGTCATGAGTCCTTCCATGATACCAAAGTTGTCATGGATGACCTCGGCCAGGGGTGCTAAGCAGTTGGTGGTGCAGGAGGCATTGCTGACGATCTTGAGACTGTTGTCATGCTTCTCATGGTTCACACCCATGACGAACATGGGGGCATCAGCAGAGGGGGCAGAGATGATGACCCTTTTGGCTCCCCTCTGCAAATGAGCCCCAGCCTTCTCCATGGTGGTGAAGACTCCAGTGGACTCCATGACGTACTCAGCACCAGCATCACCCCACTTGATTTTGGAGGGATCTCTCTCCTGGAAGATGGTGATGGGATTTCCATTGATGACAAGCTTCCCATTCTCAGCCTTGACGGTGCCATGGAATTTGCCATGGAGGGAATCATATTGGAACATGTAAACCATGTAGTTGAGGTCAATGAAGGGGTCATTGATGGCAACAATATCCACTTTACCAGAGTTAAAAGCAGCCCTGGTGACCGGGCGCCCAATACGACCAAATACGTTGACTCTGACCTTCACCTTCCCCATGGTGTCTCAGGGATGTGGCTCGGCTGCCGATGCAAAAGAAGATGCGGCTGACTGTCGAACAGGAGGAGCAGAGAGCctacttttgtaattttcataACTACCACAAGCAATGCttttttaaacacatatttatttcCAGGTGTAAGTAACAGAAAATAGGAAATTCATTTGATCATTTAGCAAACTTTCATTGAATATTCACTCACTGTACAATAGATCCTATGGTAGGTCTAGggattcaaaaattaattaagaCATAATGG comes from the Symphalangus syndactylus isolate Jambi chromosome 8, NHGRI_mSymSyn1-v2.1_pri, whole genome shotgun sequence genome and includes:
- the LOC129488774 gene encoding glyceraldehyde-3-phosphate dehydrogenase-like, with amino-acid sequence MGKVKVRVNVFGRIGRPVTRAAFNSGKVDIVAINDPFIDLNYMVYMFQYDSLHGKFHGTVKAENGKLVINGNPITIFQERDPSKIKWGDAGAEYVMESTGVFTTMEKAGAHLQRGAKRVIISAPSADAPMFVMGVNHEKHDNSLKIVSNASCTTNCLAPLAEVIHDNFGIMEGLMTTVHAITATQKTVDGPSGKLWRECQV